The Osmerus eperlanus chromosome 12, fOsmEpe2.1, whole genome shotgun sequence genome has a segment encoding these proteins:
- the zdhhc4 gene encoding palmitoyltransferase ZDHHC4, with protein sequence MDFLTLFAIYVVVVLACIALVCKYSGQQQTPFGLLLNSVTRVLTPWTPKWLRRFFQRTLHRLFHQRNNMFIYLHLLLEGAAYTEFSYEVFGYCRDMGTTLTSLAAPYVFLVVKSIFFYLCIRRDPGTVTRRKHAVQLQVYPYDRMMFHPGVSCPTCQLVKPARSKHCRVCNRCVQRFDHHCVWVNNCVGAQNTRYFLMYLLSVCGMAGSMAVLTGDMLLQAVLRSGLLRAHYLDQQGQHQQAGTAFIIQHLFLTFPRIVFMLGFLVFVCFLLASYFLFHSYLALVNQTSNEWYKLRGSACQHCHPTAPNHLCGPPPEHSTRFFYSRGVVKNLWEILSPFSPTHKKNN encoded by the exons ATGGATTTTTTAACCCTGTTTGCTATCTACGTTGTGGTGGTGTTGGCGTGCATTGCCCTGGTTTGCAAGTATTCTGGTCAGCAACAAACTCCCTTTGGCTTACTACTCAACTCAGTGACTCGG GTGTTAACACCTTGGACACCAAAATGGCTCCGGAGGTTTTTTCAAAGGACTTTACACAGGCTGTTTCATCAGCG GAACAACATGTTTATCTACCTTCACCTGTTGCTGGAAGGGGCTGCCTATACTGAGTTCAGTTATGAGGTGTTTGGCTACTGCAGGGACATGGGCACCACTCTGACCAGCCTGGCTGCACCCTATGTCTTCCTGGTTGTCAAATCCATCTTCTTCTACCTGTGTATCCGGAGAGATCCCG GCACGGTGACCAGGAGGAAGCATGCCGTCCAGCTGCAGGTGTACCCGTATGACAGGATGATGTTCCACCCTGGAGTTTCTTGCCCCACCTGCCAGCTGGTCAAGCCAGCCAGATCCAAACACTGTC gaGTGTGTAACAGGTGTGTGCAGCGTTTCGACCACCACTGTGTCTGGGTCAACAACTGTGTTGGGGCCCAGAACACCCGTTACTTCTTGATGTACCTACTGAGCGTGTGCGGCATGGCGGGCTCCATGGCGGTGTTGACGGGGGACATGTTGTTGCAGGCGGTGCTTAGGTCAGGGCTGCTTAGGGCTCACTACCTGGACCAGCAAGGGCAGCATCAGCAGGCAGGGACTGCCTTCATCATACAG catcTGTTCCTGACCTTCCCAAGGATTGTCTTCATGCTTGGTTTCCTGGTCTTTGTCTGCTTCCTGCTGGCCAGCTACTTCCTGTTTCACTCATACTTGGCTCTGGTCAACCAGACCTCCAATGAGTGGTACAAGCTCCGAGGTTCTGCCTGCCAGCACTGCCACCCCACTGCGCCTAACCACCTCTGTGGCCCCCCACCAGAACACTCCACAAGGTTCTTCTACAGCAGGGGGGTCGTCAAGAACCTATGGGAGATACTCTCTCCGTTCAGTCCCACTCACAAGAAAAACAATTAA
- the pgp gene encoding glycerol-3-phosphate phosphatase, whose translation MALSKCSRLSGPLIKQLLDTVDNVLFDCDGVIWRGNQVVPGAPDVINLLKKNGKGVYFVTNNSTKTRKMYAEKLTLMGFNVTEDEVFGTAYCSAMYLKNVCKLNGKVYLVGSNAMRLELEKVGISQTGVGPDPISGVQIDWANVPLDPDVKAVVVGFDEHFSYTKLNRAMQYLSNPACLLVGTNTDTRLPLEGGKAVPGTGCILKAVETAAQRQAQTVGKPNHFMFDCVAQQFSLDRDRCLMVGDRLDTDIQLGSNCGMKTLLTLTGVSTVADAQAHLESGSQERQGMVPDYYIDSIAELLPALQG comes from the exons ATGGCTCTGTCTAAATGCTCCCGCCTGAGCGGTCCACTGATCAAACAACTGCTTGACACCGTGGATAACGTACTCTTTGACTGTGACGGTGTCATCTGGCGAGGAAACCAGGTTGTTCCAGGTGCACCGGACGTAATTAATCTACTCAAGAAAAATGGAAAAGGAGTATATTTCGTCACCAACAACAGCACCAAAACTAGAAAGATGTACGCAGAAAAATTGACACTGATGGGATTCAACGTGACCGAGGATGAAGTCTTCGGGACTGCGTACTGCTCTGCAATGTACCTAAAAAACGTCTGCAAGCTCAATGGAAAAGTGTACCTTGTAGGTAGCAATGCCATGAGACTCGAACTGGAGAAGGTCGGGATCAGTCAGACCGGCGTGGGGCCCGACCCAATATCTGGAGTCCAGATAGACTGGGCCAACGTTCCCCTAGATCCTGATGTGAAAGCAGTGGTGGTGGGCTTTGACGAGCACTTCAGCTATACAAAGCTGAACAGGGCCATGCAGTACCTCAGCAACCCTGCCTGTCTACTGGTAGGAACCAACACGGATACCAGGCTGCCCTTGGAGGGTGGGAAGGCTGTGCCAG gaACCGGCTGTATCCTGAAGGCAGTAGAAACAGCTGCCCAGCGCCAGGCCCAAACCGTGGGGAAACCCAACCACTTCATGTTCGACTGCGTGGCCCAGCAGTTTAGCCTGGATCGGGACCGCTGTCTGATGGTGGGGGACCGGCTGGACACGGACATCCAGCTGGGCTCCAACTGCGGCATGAAGACCCTGCTCACCCTGACGGGGGTCAGCACCGTGGCCGACGCCCAGGCCCACCTGGAGAGCGGCAGCCAGGAGAGGCAGGGCATGGTGCCTGACTACTATATAGACAGCATCGCcgagctcctcccagctctacAGGGATAG